In Anaerolineales bacterium, a genomic segment contains:
- a CDS encoding monovalent cation/H(+) antiporter subunit G, with amino-acid sequence MTLGEWLASGMLLFGVSVMLLGTWGLIRFGDVYLRMHAATKASTLGSGLLLLGVALAFGDGLLAIKLITLGGLFLLTSPIGAQTLARAAHAAKIETVEEMWLDEMTSDALERSQQAPTPSETYSIFQGD; translated from the coding sequence ATGACGTTAGGCGAATGGTTAGCGTCAGGGATGCTTTTGTTTGGCGTCAGTGTTATGCTTTTGGGAACGTGGGGATTGATCCGCTTTGGCGATGTCTACCTGAGGATGCACGCAGCGACAAAAGCAAGCACACTAGGCAGTGGATTGCTTTTGTTGGGAGTTGCCCTTGCCTTTGGTGATGGGTTACTTGCCATCAAGTTGATTACTTTAGGGGGGTTGTTTTTACTGACCTCCCCTATTGGGGCGCAAACGCTTGCCCGTGCCGCACACGCCGCAAAAATTGAAACGGTAGAAGAGATGTGGCTCGATGAAATGACAAGCGATGCATTGGAACGTTCTCAACAAGCTCCGACCCCTTCCGAAACCTACAGCATTTTTCAAGGAGATTGA
- a CDS encoding glycoside hydrolase family 65 protein — protein sequence MAIYSAEERTWRIGDAPFNPFKLAHTETIYTIGNGYMGLRGTFEEDYPGSMVSTLVHGIFNHADGDLVPDLVNCPNPLPLRVVVDGEEFSQKTSKVLGYERALNLKTATLTRGVLWQTTKGTVVQLLFERFASLENQHLLVQRVSVRPLTGNALVRVCGYVDHSTTKEGVNHWASLTNTAVKGRVAAKGITTQSAYEVAVMSALLGSEGQITLVGGDRPTLQAEGDMTKNEAFVIVKLSAIHTSRDAADPIVACQTTLAAAEGEGYDALKAAHEAQWAAYWHASDIEIEGDEPLQRALRFTTYHILIAAPRHEERASIGAKTLSGPGYKGHVFWDTELFIIPPLILTQPELARNLLMYRYHNLPGARNKAKKAGYAGAMFPWESTDTGEETTPQWTHPLPDGSRIRIWTGDNEQHISADVAYAVMMFWEWTGDHAWFARYGAEIVLDTAVFWGSRVEYKADKDRYELSMQIGPDEYHDNVNNSAFTNSMVRWHLQTAIRVARWVQSNYTKAGEALLTRLSITPAQLETWATIAEKMYIPTRADGLIEQYDGFFNLEPVDLSLWTPKVANYDAIVGHHAIQNQMVIKQADLVMLIALLGDAIMTPEEQAKHWAFYYPLADHGSSLSPATHAQVAARLRNMDDAYHMLSYAAAIDLDDLKGNVHDGIHAAAAGGLWQAVVFGFCGLKLADKGVTTTPHFPPHWRKVRFRIQHGGREHEVVLTP from the coding sequence ATGGCGATTTATTCGGCAGAAGAGCGGACATGGCGGATAGGGGATGCCCCTTTTAATCCCTTTAAGTTGGCGCATACGGAGACGATCTACACCATTGGCAATGGCTATATGGGGCTGCGCGGGACTTTTGAGGAAGATTACCCCGGATCCATGGTTTCCACGCTGGTGCATGGGATTTTCAACCATGCTGATGGCGATCTTGTTCCCGATCTGGTCAACTGCCCCAATCCGCTCCCCCTGCGGGTGGTCGTTGATGGCGAGGAATTCAGCCAGAAAACGAGCAAAGTTCTCGGCTACGAGCGAGCCTTGAATCTCAAGACGGCAACGCTTACGCGGGGGGTTTTGTGGCAAACGACGAAGGGGACAGTGGTGCAGCTTCTTTTTGAGCGCTTCGCTAGTTTGGAAAATCAACACCTTCTTGTGCAGCGGGTGAGCGTTCGCCCCCTGACAGGAAACGCCTTGGTGCGCGTCTGTGGCTATGTCGATCACAGCACAACGAAGGAGGGCGTCAACCACTGGGCATCCCTGACGAATACGGCTGTTAAGGGGCGCGTCGCGGCAAAGGGCATCACCACCCAAAGCGCCTACGAGGTTGCCGTCATGTCGGCGCTGCTGGGGAGCGAGGGTCAAATCACTCTGGTGGGGGGAGATCGTCCAACCCTTCAGGCGGAAGGCGACATGACGAAAAACGAGGCATTCGTTATCGTCAAATTGAGTGCCATTCATACCAGCCGTGATGCTGCCGACCCCATTGTCGCCTGCCAGACCACTCTCGCTGCGGCTGAGGGAGAGGGTTACGACGCCCTGAAAGCCGCACACGAGGCGCAGTGGGCGGCATATTGGCACGCCTCTGATATTGAGATTGAAGGCGACGAACCGCTTCAACGGGCGCTGCGCTTCACCACTTACCATATCCTCATTGCCGCCCCCCGCCACGAAGAACGCGCCAGCATCGGGGCGAAAACGCTCTCTGGTCCGGGCTACAAGGGGCATGTTTTTTGGGATACCGAACTGTTCATCATCCCACCGCTTATTTTGACCCAACCAGAACTTGCCCGAAACCTGCTCATGTACCGCTATCACAATCTGCCCGGAGCGCGAAATAAGGCAAAAAAAGCAGGCTATGCAGGGGCGATGTTCCCCTGGGAAAGTACCGATACGGGCGAGGAAACCACGCCGCAGTGGACGCACCCCCTCCCCGATGGATCGCGCATCCGCATTTGGACGGGCGATAACGAACAGCATATCAGCGCTGATGTTGCCTACGCCGTCATGATGTTCTGGGAGTGGACAGGCGATCATGCGTGGTTTGCCCGCTATGGGGCAGAGATCGTCCTTGACACGGCGGTATTCTGGGGCAGCCGCGTCGAATACAAGGCAGATAAAGACCGCTACGAACTCTCCATGCAAATCGGACCCGATGAATATCACGACAATGTGAACAACAGCGCTTTCACAAACAGCATGGTGCGGTGGCATTTACAAACGGCGATCCGCGTTGCCCGGTGGGTGCAAAGCAACTACACCAAAGCGGGTGAGGCGCTTTTAACACGGTTGAGCATTACCCCGGCACAGCTTGAAACATGGGCAACCATTGCCGAAAAGATGTATATTCCCACCCGTGCTGATGGGCTGATCGAGCAGTACGACGGCTTCTTCAATCTTGAACCGGTTGATCTCAGCCTTTGGACGCCAAAGGTGGCGAACTACGATGCAATCGTTGGGCATCACGCCATCCAAAACCAAATGGTGATCAAACAGGCAGACCTTGTTATGCTTATAGCGCTTCTTGGGGATGCTATCATGACCCCCGAAGAACAAGCCAAGCATTGGGCGTTTTACTACCCGCTTGCCGATCATGGTTCGTCGTTGAGTCCAGCCACCCATGCCCAAGTTGCCGCACGTCTGCGGAACATGGATGACGCCTACCACATGCTCAGTTATGCGGCGGCAATCGACCTTGACGACCTCAAAGGGAATGTCCATGATGGCATTCACGCGGCGGCGGCGGGTGGGCTGTGGCAAGCAGTGGTTTTTGGCTTCTGTGGCTTAAAATTGGCGGATAAAGGGGTTACTACTACCCCTCATTTTCCTCCCCATTGGCGCAAGGTTCGCTTTCGCATTCAGCACGGAGGGCGGGAGCATGAGGTTGTGTTAACCCCCTAG
- a CDS encoding LacI family DNA-binding transcriptional regulator: MPTPTLRDIAEQCNVSVITAYRILSRQDEADAATQNAVFTAAETLGYRLNVTIHDVAHAAGVSIATVSYVLNNSSPVSAETRERVLRAAKQLGYRPNSTARNLQASRTRLIGYPWHTVAPDDTNPVLDRFTYAMAQTAEAYGYHVLTFVQPADQVTRPFLELVQTNRVDGFIIADTNRDDPRVRWLMDMNVPFVAFGRANDDWQFPYVDVDGRQGVKAVVNHLLELGHKRIGAMGWPPGSLSGDERLEGYHLALAGAQISPHPDWIVHSENYTADAFAATQHLLRLPPPLRPTAIVCISDTLAIGVMKAIQAAGLSVGGDIAVTGFDDDPSGQHLTPTLTTLSQPVLEIASLIVERLIDHIEGRTSSLVDGLLLPPNLIIRESSGRQIQNSLV; encoded by the coding sequence ATGCCAACACCAACCTTGCGTGATATTGCCGAACAATGCAATGTCTCTGTGATTACCGCCTACCGTATTCTGAGCCGTCAGGATGAGGCGGATGCCGCCACCCAAAACGCCGTGTTCACGGCGGCAGAGACGCTTGGCTACCGTCTGAATGTGACCATTCATGATGTGGCTCATGCGGCGGGTGTCTCCATTGCGACGGTTTCTTACGTTCTTAATAACAGTTCGCCGGTGAGCGCCGAAACCCGTGAGCGGGTGCTGCGTGCCGCCAAACAACTGGGCTATCGCCCGAACAGCACCGCCCGTAACCTTCAAGCCAGTCGAACCCGTCTGATTGGCTATCCCTGGCACACCGTTGCCCCCGATGATACCAACCCCGTCTTGGATCGCTTTACCTATGCGATGGCGCAAACGGCTGAGGCGTATGGCTACCACGTGCTGACCTTTGTTCAGCCCGCCGATCAAGTGACCCGCCCCTTTTTAGAACTTGTCCAGACAAATCGGGTCGATGGCTTCATCATTGCCGATACCAACCGTGATGATCCGCGTGTGCGTTGGCTTATGGATATGAATGTTCCCTTTGTCGCCTTTGGACGGGCAAATGATGATTGGCAGTTTCCCTATGTCGATGTCGATGGGCGACAGGGCGTTAAGGCGGTGGTCAATCACCTTCTTGAACTAGGGCATAAACGCATTGGGGCAATGGGCTGGCCCCCCGGTTCGTTGAGTGGCGATGAGCGACTGGAAGGCTACCACCTTGCCCTTGCGGGGGCGCAGATCAGCCCCCACCCGGATTGGATTGTCCACAGTGAGAACTACACCGCAGATGCCTTTGCTGCCACACAGCACCTGCTTCGGCTTCCGCCCCCACTGCGCCCAACGGCAATTGTATGCATCAGTGACACCCTTGCCATTGGGGTGATGAAGGCAATTCAGGCAGCGGGGCTATCGGTTGGGGGCGATATTGCCGTCACAGGCTTTGACGATGATCCCAGCGGACAGCACCTCACCCCCACTTTGACGACGCTTAGCCAGCCCGTATTGGAGATTGCCTCGCTCATTGTGGAACGGCTTATCGATCACATCGAAGGGCGAACGTCCTCTCTTGTGGATGGCTTGCTCTTGCCCCCTAATCTCATTATCAGGGAATCAAGTGGGCGTCAGATTCAGAATTCATTGGTTTAG
- a CDS encoding ArsR family transcriptional regulator produces the protein MEMQPTRKSILEILRSQGEATVEEIVTALRQRMQHTITAVTVRHHLDILREEDLLSPPVLRRSGAPGRPQYVYKLTEKALSTFPNNYQNIMAALLEQLKTQLGSPHVNVILEGVADQMVTNSRLAHLAGVPLPERLNHVVTYLNEQGYEATWERCPEGYLLKTQNCPYHQLSSAQSDLCVMDMRLISGLVGVVPRSMGRIADDAESCVYLIPA, from the coding sequence ATGGAAATGCAGCCAACCCGAAAGAGCATTTTAGAAATCTTGCGCAGCCAGGGGGAGGCGACGGTTGAGGAAATTGTCACCGCACTGCGCCAGCGGATGCAGCACACCATCACCGCTGTGACCGTGCGCCATCATCTCGATATTCTGCGCGAGGAAGACCTGCTCTCCCCGCCTGTTTTGCGCCGCAGTGGGGCGCCGGGGCGACCCCAATACGTCTACAAACTGACAGAAAAAGCGCTCAGCACCTTCCCCAACAATTACCAAAACATCATGGCAGCCCTCTTAGAACAGCTTAAAACACAACTTGGCAGCCCCCATGTGAATGTGATTCTTGAAGGGGTTGCCGACCAGATGGTTACCAATTCGCGCCTCGCTCACCTGGCTGGCGTTCCCCTCCCCGAACGGCTCAATCACGTTGTCACCTACCTGAACGAGCAAGGCTACGAGGCAACATGGGAACGGTGTCCAGAGGGCTATCTATTAAAAACGCAGAACTGCCCTTACCACCAGCTTTCTTCGGCACAAAGCGACTTGTGTGTCATGGATATGCGCCTCATCTCTGGATTGGTAGGCGTTGTCCCCCGCAGCATGGGACGGATTGCCGACGATGCGGAGTCCTGTGTATACCTCATCCCCGCCTAA
- a CDS encoding CocE/NonD family hydrolase encodes MTTRFRLLILLIVSALLMGITTSFIRAQDDPTKISRLGEYRGYGESIYDSWVRTSQYVPVRDGTRLAVDIVYPAEGGKIAQGQFPILFVHERYGRADIVNGQAVTLANYLPFWAVWVRHGYVLVVADVRGGGASFGYRTGEHTDTDSQDAYDLIDWLVGQSWSSGKVGMMGVSANGISQWLAAGSGHPALKAIVPQMTIFDLYDFVYPGGIYRYEFLQAWARNVHRLDIEEMPVPVDESEAYVAAQEEHSKNLNVYESSKGQPYRDSQWGEPPHPAYADWSAHRMAARINAANTVAVYQIAGWYDMWAGAQAFWYNNLTVPQRIVFTPYSHGAGFVKGWQAFIKPLVNDTFDDLFALNFQLNEHLRFFDYHLKGIDNGIMDEPPVWYYTMGAPAGEGWRSAEAFPLPNEVRTPFYLGLGGSLTEQVGEPFGASYRVDYSTTMGTTTRWHNGHGGAFGYPDMSAQAEKSLTFTTDPLSEAMEITGFPVAHLWVSSSTDDVDVFVYLEEVDENGHAYPLVEGMLRASHRKMSDAPYTMMGLPYQRSFAEDIQPLVAGGDPVELVIGLLPTSNIIDAGHRIRLRITGADKDNHLTPEVSPPPLLSLVFDGGAHPSRIVLPVIPAGK; translated from the coding sequence ATGACGACCCGTTTCCGCCTTCTGATCCTCCTCATTGTGAGCGCCCTCCTGATGGGCATCACCACGTCATTCATCCGCGCTCAGGATGACCCAACGAAAATTTCCCGTTTGGGGGAATACCGAGGCTACGGTGAGTCGATCTACGATTCGTGGGTGCGTACCTCACAGTATGTGCCTGTGCGCGATGGGACACGCCTCGCCGTTGATATTGTCTATCCGGCAGAGGGGGGCAAGATCGCCCAGGGGCAGTTTCCCATCCTGTTTGTCCACGAGCGTTACGGACGGGCAGACATCGTAAACGGACAAGCGGTAACGCTGGCAAACTACCTTCCTTTTTGGGCGGTGTGGGTGCGGCATGGCTATGTGTTGGTCGTTGCCGATGTGCGCGGAGGGGGAGCATCGTTTGGCTACCGCACAGGCGAACACACCGACACCGATTCGCAAGACGCCTACGATTTGATCGACTGGCTGGTAGGGCAGTCGTGGTCAAGCGGCAAGGTCGGGATGATGGGCGTCTCGGCAAACGGGATCAGCCAATGGTTAGCGGCGGGGTCGGGACATCCGGCGTTGAAGGCAATCGTCCCCCAAATGACGATTTTCGATCTCTATGATTTTGTCTATCCGGGGGGGATTTACCGCTATGAGTTCTTGCAGGCATGGGCGCGGAACGTTCACCGCTTGGACATTGAGGAAATGCCTGTCCCTGTTGATGAGAGCGAGGCGTACGTCGCCGCACAGGAAGAACACAGCAAAAACCTGAACGTCTACGAATCGTCCAAAGGGCAGCCCTACCGCGACAGCCAATGGGGTGAACCGCCCCACCCCGCCTATGCCGATTGGTCAGCCCACCGGATGGCGGCGCGGATCAACGCGGCAAATACAGTGGCTGTCTATCAGATTGCCGGATGGTACGATATGTGGGCGGGGGCGCAGGCGTTTTGGTACAACAATTTGACCGTTCCTCAGAGGATTGTATTCACGCCCTATTCGCATGGGGCAGGTTTTGTGAAGGGCTGGCAAGCCTTCATTAAACCGCTGGTGAACGATACGTTTGATGATCTCTTTGCCCTCAATTTCCAACTGAACGAACACCTGCGCTTTTTCGATTACCATCTGAAGGGAATCGACAATGGAATCATGGATGAGCCGCCCGTGTGGTATTACACGATGGGCGCTCCGGCGGGTGAGGGGTGGCGTTCGGCAGAGGCGTTTCCGCTTCCCAACGAAGTGCGCACCCCATTTTATCTGGGGCTAGGTGGATCGCTGACCGAGCAAGTGGGCGAACCCTTTGGGGCGTCGTATAGGGTGGATTACAGCACGACGATGGGGACGACGACGCGCTGGCACAACGGACATGGCGGCGCCTTTGGCTACCCTGATATGAGCGCCCAAGCGGAAAAATCGCTCACCTTCACCACTGACCCCTTAAGCGAGGCGATGGAGATCACCGGCTTTCCGGTTGCCCATCTATGGGTGAGTTCCTCCACCGATGATGTGGATGTCTTTGTCTACCTTGAGGAGGTCGATGAGAATGGTCATGCTTACCCACTTGTGGAAGGGATGCTTCGCGCCTCACATCGGAAGATGTCCGACGCCCCCTACACGATGATGGGCTTGCCCTACCAGCGCAGTTTTGCCGAGGACATTCAACCCTTAGTAGCGGGCGGCGATCCAGTGGAATTGGTGATCGGCTTGCTGCCGACTTCCAACATCATCGATGCCGGACACCGGATTCGGCTGCGGATCACAGGGGCGGATAAAGATAATCATCTCACACCGGAGGTTAGCCCGCCGCCGCTGCTCTCGCTTGTTTTTGACGGTGGAGCGCACCCCTCGCGGATTGTGCTGCCCGTGATTCCGGCGGGGAAGTAG